A part of Perognathus longimembris pacificus isolate PPM17 unplaced genomic scaffold, ASM2315922v1 HiC_scaffold_5387, whole genome shotgun sequence genomic DNA contains:
- the LOC125345196 gene encoding PRAME family member 8-like: MSRRTPPSLEHLAMQNLLSHPALANSALDDLPMLLFPSLFMEAYIGGHKEVLKAMVQAWPFPCLPLGDLAQPPDLEIIKAVLDGLDLLLSNKERRNRWKLQVVDLLGEHPGIWTLGYPAMAQISYPGFPPGELRASPWTGMGEEQPLMIAMDLTIAHSPKDDLQAFLLQWAWERRERVRLCPRVLEILSDSSSETQKALQVVNPDSILELLVSKLCLGETEKTFAFLLSQMKKLRILSFCNMCAHLDTSSSPNFSCSSFQLGAHLGQLQHLQEVRMKEIVFLGGKLPAIFRSLPPLKDLFLSSCNLQEADLRFLSRCPCTRQLKHLWLRNLSMKSFSPELLRALLEQVASTLEILALEKCEITDAQVSAILPALSQCSKLSSFSFYGNHVFMDTLQSLLGLMARLGHLNESIYSPPVESYVPTGNLDPDRFFQVLAGLAQDLRDVVTTPNKIQICPGFCHLCNYFLYYFLGPDGSWVLRDEEFHNHEALAG; this comes from the coding sequence ATGAGCAGAAGGACCCCACCCTCGCTCGAGCATCTCGCCATGCAGAATCTGCTGAGCCACCCGGCCCTGGCCAACTCTGCCCTAGATGATCTGCCCAtgctgctgttcccttcgctGTTTATGGAGGCCTACATTGGGGGCCACAAAGAGGTGTtaaaggccatggtgcaggcctggcccttcccctgcctccccctgggggACCTGGCACAGCCACCAGACCTGGAAATCAtcaaggctgtcctggatggGCTAGATTTGCTACTTAGCAACAAGGAGCGCCGAAATCGGTGGAAACTACAAGTCGTTGACCTGCTGGGTGAGCACCCAGGCATTTGGACGCTGGGGTACCCTGCCATGGCACAAATCTCCTATCCAGGGTTCCCGCCAGGTGAGTTaagagcaagtccctggacagGAATGGGTGAAGAGCAACCCTTGATGATCGCCATGGACCTGACCATCGCCCATAGCCCTAAGGAtgatctccaagccttcctgctccagtgggcctGGGAGAGGAGAGAACGAGTCCGTCTGTGCCCCAGGGTGCTGGAGATTCTGTCTGACTCCAGCTCTGAAACCCAGAAGGCTCTGCAAGTTGTGAATCCAGACTCAATACTGGAACTGCTGGTGAGTAAATTGTGTCTCGGAGAAACCGAGAAAACCTTTGCTTTTTTACTGAGCCAGATGAAGAAACTTCGCATCCTGAGTTTCTGtaatatgtgtgcccacctcGACACTTCCAGCTCCCCAAATTTCTCGTGTTCCTCCTTCCAACTGGGGGCacatctggggcagctgcagcaTCTCCAGGAGGTGCGTATGAAAGAAATTGTCTTCCTTGGTGGAAAGCTACCCGCCATCTTCAGGAGCCTGCCGCCTTTGAAGGACTTGTTTCTGAGCTCGTGTAACCTGcaggaagctgacctgaggtTTCTGTCCCGGTGTCCTTGCACCAGGCAGCTCAAGCACCTGTGGCTGAGGAATTTGTCTATGAAAAGCTTCAGTCCCGAACTCCTGAGAGCCCTGTTGGAGCAAGTGGCCAGCACCCTGGAGATCCTGGCCCTGGAGAAATGTGAAATCacagatgctcaggtctcagccatccTACCAgccctgagccagtgctccaagcTGAGCTCCTttagtttctatggaaaccacgTCTTCATGGACACCCTGCAGAGCCTCCTGGGCCTCATGGCTAGGTTGGGCCACTTGAATGAAAGCATCTATTCTCCCCCTGTGGAGAGCTATGTACCCACAGGGAACTTGGACCCTGACAGGTTTTTTCAGGTTCTGGCTGGGTTGGCCCAAGATTTGAGAGATGTGGTGACAACCCCTAATAAGATCCAGATCTGTCCAGGTTTCTGTCATTTGTGCAACTATTTCCTATACTACTTCCTGGGGCCAGATGGTTCCTGGGTGCTCAGAGATGAGGAGTTCCATAACCATGAGGCTCTGGCTGGGTAA